ATGCGGGAGCGGCGCGCGGGCTCGGGCGATCGAGCTTCGCAGCCGAGGATTCCCGCCGCCATGGAAAGCGCGGCCGCCATCGAAGCGAGGAGCCGTCCGATCATGCGTTTCCGGTGCAGGAGCGTATCCGAGGCGGGATTATACGGAACGCCGGGGGAAAAAGCGCTACTTCGGGGATTCGCCGGGGCGCGGCGGCACCGGTCCCGGGACGGCCCGGCGGGCCTGACAGCGGCGCATGATCTCCTGCCAGCGGGGCCAGAATTCCCGCGGGGAAGCCTCGCGAAGAACGGCCGCCTCCTCCGGATCCGAACAGCGGTGGCGGCGCAGATGCTCCTCGGTCCTCGCGCGCATGACGTCGCGGAACTCGTACGAGAGCTTCACGAAGGCGTCCACGCGAGGATCGATGCCCTCCACCTCCGGGCGCAGCGCGCGGATCTCCTCGACCTTTCCCGGCCGCTCGTTCTTGAGCCACGAGAAGAAGAGGCCGCGCGGAAAGCCGGCCGCGACGCCCTGGCGATGCGCCCAGCGGAAGAAGCCCG
Above is a window of Planctomycetota bacterium DNA encoding:
- a CDS encoding DUF3106 domain-containing protein, whose amino-acid sequence is MKRAVGILVGLAALAGAQETSSVIDQRRLEAFRKLPPEERARLLKRLEELKKLPPEEKQRLRDNLGKIKSMSPEEVRKVREKVQRLTPEEHKAYAELASGFFRWAHRQGVAAGFPRGLFFSWLKNERPGKVEEIRALRPEVEGIDPRVDAFVKLSYEFRDVMRARTEEHLRRHRCSDPEEAAVLREASPREFWPRWQEIMRRCQARRAVPGPVPPRPGESPK